A window of Trichoderma atroviride chromosome 3, complete sequence contains these coding sequences:
- a CDS encoding uncharacterized protein (EggNog:ENOG41), giving the protein MPWHLDNSNTGQAGSQPPANPIAALPSPKRHPGLRQAEAADSSSAERAGKRQSRRSKHGQAMGSVPAKKPRTGASPSRRLEMLSDAMFPLSSMQVNREDAVSPLFFSHGPARHFPRPHSVPVSDAASAIITQAREETAGTVTTLKLPRASVSSTNAALSGSTPSSMDMSVPSLSPDMRSLPPSLQMLQGVGVLELLEHDDRPTFLVDLANSANTNRPGLPIVYYNGSLRAAEPIHSLLNPEQEDPASPDLPENFNEFRSWAMASGTDALDVPSSTYEYGGITWNCTTLRRRFRFIGASAAYHATRPTPPMVEETVEEETIMLGQDISAQPLSTPVTPAVDILEPPDYFGNATVKPPLESIDTTLTTPGTGTVESIYDINRRHPDDFTNQVLQSQPVRSTFDWTRIPYNDNLPEHIKLAKSIDWGSTPLGPMSEWSYNLRGMTNLIMASPNPTAMYWGPEFVSFYNAAYVALAGSKHPNLMGQRYADGWHEIKDEFLPIFKTAWDSGQAIMKHDNQIFINRHGFLEETFFSWSIIPILGEEGEVVGLYNPCFENTRRRMNERRMLTLREIGERTASAASINEFWPQLRKGLAFNEYDIPFSMVYSVRDEPESEVSSLHSGSFIHSPQLILEGSPGVPEGHVAAPQTIDLRTSDEGFAPYVRQSLARGGEPVVLSEDDGTLPKHLIEGFEWRGFGEPCRTIVVFPVIPTNTGEAVTGFIVLGVNPRRPYNDDYKLFIHLLSRQLATSMASVLLFEEEIRRGQRAAHLALMDRQELSEKLEQRTQEASELELKFTRMAEFAPVGMFIADNLGHIDYCNDMWWQISRNARSEQIGTVWMDSVRVEDRPRLEEAWTRLLEQKVTISLEFRFNYSQLSGDHTVDTWVLMSAFPEKGPDGSLASIFGCITDISSQKWAERVQSERREEAVELKRQQENFIDITSHEMRNPLSAILQCVDQIANSIASFTAHSDKAEVDSLLESCLDAANTINLCASHQKRIVDDILTLSKLDSSLLAVTPVDEQPIKVVHRTLKMFEAELIAHDIAFEFIVDNSFETYGVNWAKLDPSRLRQVLINLMTNAIKFTQGREKRTIIVSMCATKDMSEVTSQGTFYFERNDIQRTAGMNIDNEEEWGSGERFNIHCSVEDTGTGLGDEELKVLFQRFQQATPRTHVQYGGSGLGLFISRILTEMQGGQIGVSSQRDAGSKFSFYIQSRKCLNPPSEYEHITPFKLERKIQTPSTNSQPAGGSASRSQSDTGRNPLFDVLIVEDNIVNQKVLQRQLRNYGNNTFVANHGKEALQTLQKSRFWAGQEAEGVDISVILMDLEMPVMDGMTCARKIRELEKEGTITKHIPIIAVTAYARPEQIENAKAAGIDDVISKPFRIPELIPKIEELVSKYQNLSVSSDT; this is encoded by the exons ATGCCATGGCATCTTGACAATAGCAACACTGGTCAAGCAGGCTCTCAGCCCCCAGCAAACCCGATTGCGGCCctaccatcgccaaagagaCACCCGGGCTTACGCCAGGCTGAAGCCGCAGATTCGTCATCCGCCGAAAGAGCCGGAAAGCGCCAGTCGCGCAGAAGCAAGCACGGCCAAGCGATGGGGTCGGTACCGGCCAAGAAGCCTCGCACGGGCGCCTCGCCTTCGAGGAGACTGGAAATGCTAAGCGATGCCATGTTTCCTCTGAGCTCCATGCAAGTGAACCGCGAAGATGCAGTctcccctctcttcttttcccatgGCCCTGCACGCCACTTCCCTCGTCCTCATAGCGTTCCTGTATCAGATGCCGCTTCGGCCATTATAACACAAGCTCGCGAGGAAACTGCAGGGACTGTCACGACGCTGAAACTCCCCAGGGCTAGCGTTAGCTCCACAAATGCGGCTCTCTCCGGCAGCACACCGTCGTCCATGGACATGTCTGTACCGTCTCTGAGCCCGGATATGCGCAGCCTGCCCCCTAGCTTGCAGATGCTTCAGGGTGTCGGCgttcttgagcttctcgagcacGACGATAGGCCGACGTTCCTGGTTGATCTCGCCAACTCAGCAAACACTAACCGCCCTGGCTTGCCGATCGTATACTATAATGGATCTCTGCGGGCTGCCGAGCCGATCCACAGCCTTTTGAACCCCGAGCAAGAAGACCCTGCGTCTCCCGATCTCCCGGAAAACTTTAATGAGTTTAGATCTTGGGCTATGGCTAGTGGGACTGATGCCTTGGACGTGCCTTCATCAACTTATGAGTACGGCGGGATCACATGGAATTGCACAACTTTAAGACGGCGGTTTCGGTTCATTGGCGCAAGTGCTGCGTATCATGCAACGCGCccgacgccgccaatggTGGAAGAAacagtggaagaagaaaccaTCATGCTCGGGCAAGATATCAGTGCCCAACCTTTGTCGACGCCGGTTACCCCCGCTGTTGATATCCTTGAGCCGCCCGACTACTTCGGTAACGCCACTGTGAAGCCTCCTCTCGAGTCTATAGACACTACCCTCACAACTCCCGGAACTGGCACCGTAGAGTCCATCTATGATATAAACCGACGCCATCCGGACGATTTCACCAACCAAGTACTGCAATCACAACCCGTAAGATCGACCTTTGACTGGACCAGGATTCCGTACAACGATAATCTCCCAGAGCATATCAAATTGGCCAAGTCGATTGACTGGGGCTCTACACCATTGGGACCTATGAGCGAATGGAGCTACAATCTGAGAGGCATGACAAATTTAATCATGGCCAGCCCAAATCCAACCGCCATGTACTGGGGCCCTGAGTTTGTCAGTTTCTATAACGCTGCATATGTAGCCCTGGCCGGCAGTAAACATCCAAACCTCATGGGCCAACGGTATGCGGATGGCTGGCACGAAATCAAGGATGAGTTCCTGCCCATCTTTAAAACGGCTTGGGATTCTGGTCAAGCAATAATGAAGCACGATAACCAGATCTTCATCAACAGACATGGATTTTTAGAAGAAACTTTCTTCTCGTGGTCCATCATTCCAATCCttggcgaagagggcgaggtgGTCGGTCTATACAACCCTTGTTTCGAAAACACTCGACGAAGAATGAACGAGCGCCGAATGCTTACGTTGCGAGAGATAGGAGAGCGGACGGCTTCAGCGGCTTCCATCAACGAATTTTGGCCGCAGTTGAGGAAAGGCCTGGCGTTTAACGAATATGACATTCCGTTTAGCATGGTCTACTCTGTCAGGGACGAACCCGAAAGCGAAGTGTCGTCGCTGCACTCTGGTAGCTTTATCCATTCGCCCCAGCTCATTCTCGAGGGATCTCCTGGTGTCCCAGAAGGCCATGTCGCGGCCCCTCAAACCATAGATCTGCGTACATCAGACGAAGGGTTTGCGCCGTATGTGCGACAATCCTTGGCGAGGGGTGGTGAGCCTGTGGTGTTATCAGAAGATGACGGTACCCTGCCCAAGCATCTCATAGAAGGATTTGAGTGGCGAGGCTTCGGGGAACCGTGTAGAACCATTGTCGTCTTTCCGGTCATTCCTACAAACACCGGCGAAGCTGTAACAGGTTTTATTGTGCTTGGGGTAAACCCACGGCGGCCGTATAACGATGACTACAAGTTATTCATCCACCTCCTATCGCGGCAGCTAGCAACCTCCATGGCTTCGGTTCTGCTGTTTGAGGAAGAGATTCGACGTGGCCAGCGAGCAGCACATCTCGCCCTGATGGATCGCCAAGAGCTCTCAGAAAAGCTCGAGCAACGTACACAAGAAGCCAGCGAGTTGGAACTGAAGTTCACGCGTATGGCTGAGTTTGCCCCTGTTGGAATGTTCATTGCCGATAACCTTGGCCATATCGACTACTGCAACGACATGTGGTGGCAGATCTCTCGCAACGCTCGATCCGAGCAAATAGGTACTGTTTGGATGGATAGCGTGCGAGTTGAAGATAGGCCTAGACTAGAGGAAGCTTGGACACGCCTTCTGGAGCAAAAAGTGACCATTTCATTGGAATTTCGATTCAACTACAGCCAACTTAGCGGAGATCACACAGTCGACACCTGGGTCCTGATGAGCGCCTTTCCAGAGAAGGGCCCCGACGGTAGCCTggcatccatctttggctgcaTTACAGATATATCTTCTCAGAAGTGGGCTGAAAGGGTCCAGAGCGAAAGACGCGAAGAAGCTGTGGAGCTAAAGCGCCAGCAAGAAAATTTCATTGACATTACGAGCCACGAAATGAGGAACCCCTTGTCGGCGATCCTCCAGTGTGTCGATCAAATCGCCAATAGCATTGCCTCGTTCACAGCCCACTCAGACAAGGCAGAAGTAGACTCTCTTTTGGAATCCtgtcttgatgctgccaataCCATCAATCTCTGCGCCAGCCACCAAAAGCGCATTGTCGACGATATTTTAACGCTGTCGAAACTCGATTCTAGCTTATTAGCTGTCACTCCCGTTGATGAGCAGCCAATAAAGGTTGTCCATCGTACGCTCAAGATGTTTGAAGCAGAGTTGATTGCGCATGATATAGCTTTCGAATTCATCGTCGACAATAGTTTCGAAACCTATGGAGTTAACTGGGCAAAGCTGGATCCGTCACGACTGAGACAAGTACTGATTAATCTCATGACCAACGCTATCAAGTTCACACAGGGCCGAGAGAAGCGTACCATTATCGTGAGTATGTGCGCGACGAAAGACATGTCTGAGGTTACAAGCCAAGGAACGTTTTACTTTGAGCGAAACGATATACAGCGGACGGCCGGCATGAATATTGACAATGAAGAGGAGTGGGGCTCTGGTGAACGTTTCAATATCCACTGCTCAGTGGAGGACACCGGCACCGGCCTTGGTGATGAGGAACTGAAGGTCCTCTTCCAACGCTTCCAGCAAGCCACCCCTCGGACGCATGTGCAATATGGTGGCTCTGGGCTGGGACTATTCATCTCCAGGATCTTGACTGAAATGCAAGGTGGTCAGATCGGCGTCTCTTCGCAGCGGGATGCTGGAAGCAAGTTCAGCTTTTACATACAGAGTCGCAAATGCCTGAATCCTCCTTCTGAATATGAACACATCACGCCATTCAAGCTCGAACGAAAGATTCAGACGCCTTCTACCAACAGCCAACCCGCGGGCGGTTCTGCGTCGCGCAGCCAGTCGGATACAGGCCGCAACCCTCTTTTTGACGTTCTCATTGTTGAAGATAATATTGTCAATCAGAAGGTGTTGCAGCGACAGCTCCGTAACTACGGTAATAACACGTTTGTGGCCAACCACGGTAAAGAGGCACTTCAGACACTGCAGAAATCAAGATTTTGGGCAGGTCAAGAGGCCGAAGGTGTTGATATATCTGTCATTCTTATGGACTTGGAGATGCCTGTCATGGACGGCATGACTTGCGCAAGGAAGATACGTGAACTCGAAAAGGAAGGGACAATTACCAAACACATTCCTATCATTGCGGTTACGGCTTATGCACGGCCGGAACAAATTGAGAATGCAAAGGCTGCAGGAATT GACGATGTTATTTCCAAGCCATTCCGCATCCCTGAGCTCATTCCTAAAATTGAGGAGCTGGTGAGCAAGTATCAGAATCTTTCTGTGTCGAGCGACACGTGA